A part of Solea solea chromosome 8, fSolSol10.1, whole genome shotgun sequence genomic DNA contains:
- the scarb2a gene encoding lysosome membrane protein 2a isoform X1, which translates to MTRRSCAIYCTGIVCAHLLIVGIALVVAQVFQTMIHSRLKKEITLTEKSQVFEAWKNPPPPVYMEYYFFNVTNPGVFLAGGKAAVKQIGPYTYREYRPRENVTFLENGTKIYALNPKSFVFVPEKSAGNPEVDILTTVNIPYVAVMDQLNSYSFFLRTFVSIYMNSLGVELFINRTVHEILWGFKDPLLTKVHSMKPEVDEYFGLMWKKNGTHEGEFVFHTGEENYLDYGKIDTWNGLRQMSWWSSNQSNMINGTDGAVFHPLINRNELLYIFAADLCRSIHLGYVKDVDVKGITAYRFAPPSDVLMSPKDNPANAGFCVPARDCLGTGVLKVSVCREGAPIVVSFPHFYQADPAYINAVDGLNPNKEEHETYLDLQPTTGVPIRACKRAQLNVILKRVKGFPKTRFLNDTIFPIMFVNETATIDDESASQMRTLLLIVTLVSNFPLLIVGMGIILLLVLVVLFCRNRQKKNEVKRIDFTEAFHSFATAKEDTAYTQVSNKPEQPPETQASKPAKNGSYIAMSPVEAEKC; encoded by the exons ATGACGCGGAGATCCTGTGCCATTTACTGCACCGGCATCGTGTGCGCTCACCTCCTGATTGTGGGAATCGCCCTGGTCGTGGCTCAAGTCTTCCAAACAATGATACACAGCCGACTGAAAAAG GAAATCACTTTGACGGAGAAGAGCCAAGTGTTTGAGGCGTGGAAGAATCCACCACCACCTGTTTATATGGAGTATTACTTCTTCAATGTGACCAATCCAGGGGTGTTCTTGGCCGGTGGGAAGGCAGCTGTTAAACAGATCGGACCCTATACTTACAG GGAATACAGGCCGAGAGAAAATGTGACTTTCTTGGAGAATGGCACCAAGATTTATGCCTTGAACCCTAAAAGTTTTGTCTTTGTGCCTGAGAAGTCCGCTGGCAATCCCGAGGTGGACATCCTCACCACTGTCAACATCCCTTATGTG GCGGTAATGGATCAGCTGAACTCGTACTCCTTCTTCCTGCGAACCTTTGTGTCCATCTACATGAACAGTTTGGGAGTTGAACTGTTTATTAACCGCACCGTCCATGAGATTCTGTGGGGATTCAAAGACCCACTCCTCACAAAGGTCCACTCCATGAAGCCTGAAGTGGACGAATATTTTGGGCTAATGTGGAAG AAAAATGGCACTCATGAAGGAGAGTTTGTGTTCCACACCGGCGAGGAGAACTACCTGGACTATGGCAAGATTGACACATGGAATGGCCTGAG GCAGATGTCCTGGTGGTCCTCCAATCAGAGTAACATGATCAATGGCACGGACGGCGCCGTCTTCCATCCTCTAATAAACAGGAATGAGTTGCTCTACATCTTCGCTGCTGATCTCtgcag gTCTATCCATTTAGGCTATGTGAAAGATGTGGACGTGAAAGGCATCACAGCGTACCGCTTTGCACCCCCCAGCGATGTCCTCATGAGCCCCAAGGACAACCCCGCTAACGCGGGCTTCTGTGTGCCAGCTCGCGACTGTCTCGGCACCGGTGTGCTTAAAGTCAGCGTTTGTCGTGAAG GCGCTCCCATCGTGGTGTCTTTCCCACATTTTTATCAAGCGGACCCTGCCTACATCAATGCGGTTGATGGACTCAACCCCAACAAGGAGGAGCACGAGACTTACCTCGACCTGCAACCG ACTACTGGAGTGCCCATTCGTGCCTGCAAGCGTGCCCAGCTCAATGTAATTCTGAAAAGAGTTAAAGGTTTCCC caAGACCAGATTTCTCAATGATACCATTTTCCCCATCATGTTCGTCAATGAG ACGGCGACTATTGATGATGAATCAGCTTCCCAGATGAGGACACTGCTCCTCATTGTGACCCTTGTGTCAAACTTCCCCTTGCTCATTGTGGGTATGGGCATCATCCTTCTGCTCGTGCTTGTTGTCTTGTTCTGCCGAAACCGCCAGAAGAAG aATGAAGTAAAACGTATTGATTTTACTGAAGCTTTTCATTCTTTTGCT ACGGCAAAAGAGGACACGGCCTACACTCAGGTCAGCAACAAACCAGAGCAGCCGCCAGAAACGCAGGCCAGCAAGCCAGCGAAGAACGGCTCCTACATTGCCATGTCTCCAgtggaggctgagaagtgtTGA
- the scarb2a gene encoding lysosome membrane protein 2a isoform X2: MTRRSCAIYCTGIVCAHLLIVGIALVVAQVFQTMIHSRLKKEITLTEKSQVFEAWKNPPPPVYMEYYFFNVTNPGVFLAGGKAAVKQIGPYTYREYRPRENVTFLENGTKIYALNPKSFVFVPEKSAGNPEVDILTTVNIPYVAVMDQLNSYSFFLRTFVSIYMNSLGVELFINRTVHEILWGFKDPLLTKVHSMKPEVDEYFGLMWKKNGTHEGEFVFHTGEENYLDYGKIDTWNGLRQMSWWSSNQSNMINGTDGAVFHPLINRNELLYIFAADLCRSIHLGYVKDVDVKGITAYRFAPPSDVLMSPKDNPANAGFCVPARDCLGTGVLKVSVCREGAPIVVSFPHFYQADPAYINAVDGLNPNKEEHETYLDLQPTTGVPIRACKRAQLNVILKRVKGFPKTRFLNDTIFPIMFVNETATIDDESASQMRTLLLIVTLVSNFPLLIVGMGIILLLVLVVLFCRNRQKKTAKEDTAYTQVSNKPEQPPETQASKPAKNGSYIAMSPVEAEKC, from the exons ATGACGCGGAGATCCTGTGCCATTTACTGCACCGGCATCGTGTGCGCTCACCTCCTGATTGTGGGAATCGCCCTGGTCGTGGCTCAAGTCTTCCAAACAATGATACACAGCCGACTGAAAAAG GAAATCACTTTGACGGAGAAGAGCCAAGTGTTTGAGGCGTGGAAGAATCCACCACCACCTGTTTATATGGAGTATTACTTCTTCAATGTGACCAATCCAGGGGTGTTCTTGGCCGGTGGGAAGGCAGCTGTTAAACAGATCGGACCCTATACTTACAG GGAATACAGGCCGAGAGAAAATGTGACTTTCTTGGAGAATGGCACCAAGATTTATGCCTTGAACCCTAAAAGTTTTGTCTTTGTGCCTGAGAAGTCCGCTGGCAATCCCGAGGTGGACATCCTCACCACTGTCAACATCCCTTATGTG GCGGTAATGGATCAGCTGAACTCGTACTCCTTCTTCCTGCGAACCTTTGTGTCCATCTACATGAACAGTTTGGGAGTTGAACTGTTTATTAACCGCACCGTCCATGAGATTCTGTGGGGATTCAAAGACCCACTCCTCACAAAGGTCCACTCCATGAAGCCTGAAGTGGACGAATATTTTGGGCTAATGTGGAAG AAAAATGGCACTCATGAAGGAGAGTTTGTGTTCCACACCGGCGAGGAGAACTACCTGGACTATGGCAAGATTGACACATGGAATGGCCTGAG GCAGATGTCCTGGTGGTCCTCCAATCAGAGTAACATGATCAATGGCACGGACGGCGCCGTCTTCCATCCTCTAATAAACAGGAATGAGTTGCTCTACATCTTCGCTGCTGATCTCtgcag gTCTATCCATTTAGGCTATGTGAAAGATGTGGACGTGAAAGGCATCACAGCGTACCGCTTTGCACCCCCCAGCGATGTCCTCATGAGCCCCAAGGACAACCCCGCTAACGCGGGCTTCTGTGTGCCAGCTCGCGACTGTCTCGGCACCGGTGTGCTTAAAGTCAGCGTTTGTCGTGAAG GCGCTCCCATCGTGGTGTCTTTCCCACATTTTTATCAAGCGGACCCTGCCTACATCAATGCGGTTGATGGACTCAACCCCAACAAGGAGGAGCACGAGACTTACCTCGACCTGCAACCG ACTACTGGAGTGCCCATTCGTGCCTGCAAGCGTGCCCAGCTCAATGTAATTCTGAAAAGAGTTAAAGGTTTCCC caAGACCAGATTTCTCAATGATACCATTTTCCCCATCATGTTCGTCAATGAG ACGGCGACTATTGATGATGAATCAGCTTCCCAGATGAGGACACTGCTCCTCATTGTGACCCTTGTGTCAAACTTCCCCTTGCTCATTGTGGGTATGGGCATCATCCTTCTGCTCGTGCTTGTTGTCTTGTTCTGCCGAAACCGCCAGAAGAAG ACGGCAAAAGAGGACACGGCCTACACTCAGGTCAGCAACAAACCAGAGCAGCCGCCAGAAACGCAGGCCAGCAAGCCAGCGAAGAACGGCTCCTACATTGCCATGTCTCCAgtggaggctgagaagtgtTGA